ACCATAGTGGACATAATCACAAATAATGCTAACACTATAATTAAATTATAGATATTTTAAAAATCCTCTTGAAAGCAAGAGGATTTTTTATTTTAAAGGAATTTACAGCAAAGGCTTTGGGGGTTATCTTTTCTAAATTCGGATATGGTTTTGAAATGGGGTTGTAGTTTTCCAATCATCCACATCACTTCTATATTGGTCATACAAGCATGAGCCAGTTTTCTACAAGAACGGATTCCGTTTCTGTAACCGTAAAGATATAATTTAATTAAATCTGTAGGGTGATAGGGAATGTTTCCTTCGGCATTAAGGGTATGGTTGGTAAAGCCGAGTGCTTTAACATCAAGCGTATCTACAAAGGCATCTACTACTCGGGCAAAACTATCGGGTGCTACCATTTGGTCTAAGCAGGTAACCTCCAACTGAAATCTGTCTTGTTTTTGTCGGTATTGCATACCTTAAAGATAATATACTTATACCCAAGATATACCTTTTCTTTTAAACTTGTCCACATTGCAGTGTGTAGGTTATTGCACAGTCTGACGGTTTGTATAAGAATAGTAGTGGACTACTGAACTCTAATTTTTAAGTTGTTACTAAATTTTACGCGGGCTACAATGATCATATTTACTCCTGTTTTGACTATTGTTTTTTATGCTTTGTTATGCTTTCGGGGTTTTAATTATTCATATATTTTTTAAATTGCTCTGCTTCTTCTAACAATTTTTCAAGTTCCTTTTTTGACGTAGGTTTGTTATGATAATAATCAAGAATATGAAAATTCTCTTTAAGGTTTTTTAGTTCTGCTTTTTGCTGTATTTTTTGAATTTCATTAAAATACGATACATTGTTTCTTTTTCGAAAGACAAATGGTCCTTCTGTAAAATTGCAAGGTGCATAACTAAAATAGTTCCTTCTGTTTATTTCGTTTGGTTTCAGTTTGTCAAGATAAATCCTATCTACATCTCCAAAACCACGTAATGATTTAAATACAATATCTCTATAAGAATCTTTATTTTCAGGCTCTTTTCTTAAAGATTCATTACTATCAAAATAATTATCGTGGATATATATTTCATGAAATCCAGGTTTTATTGCTATTAATTCTGCATAAATCCGATTGTAATTTTCTATGTCCAACTGTCTCAAATAATTAATGATAAATTCTAATTCTTCAAAATCTTTTTTAAACAGAATTTCATCCTTTGCTCTTTTTGAAAAACCTGCATTAATCCAAAAAGTATCATTATCCACCCTTTTTTTAGTATTACCTTGATATATTTTAATCCCTGCAAATGACTGAAATGCTTTATTAAAATCAGCACTAATTTTTTCAGAAGGATTTTTTATATTAGACTTGTATATGCTTTGAAGATATTTGAATCGAATACTATTAAAAACTCGTTCAATCTCCATTTCTGGTTTTATTAAGTATTTTAATACGCTTTCAACCGATGGGTCTTTTTTTCCTAAAAAATCAATTCCAATTTTTCTTAAAGAATAGTTTTTACTATTTATTATTCCATTTTTAATAAAATTACATAGTAATAAACCTTTTGAATCAATTTTCAATTGAACAATTTCATCATCAGTTGTTTTGTAAAGACCGTCTCTATTTTTATTTGAGAGAAGTAGCAATTTATCCACATATTCAGGATTGCTTTTTACCACAGTTGTTTTATAATTCATTTATTGTCCAATTATTTTTTTAAATGTTTCAACATCTTCCTTTTTGTTTGCATCAAGAGAACACCAAACATAGTCAGAAACAAATAGTCTAATAGTTGGTTTTATGCCAAGAAAAATTGGTGCAAAATCTCTCAAAGTGTCATACCACGCCCTTTGCTCATCTCTAAATGGGGGGTCATTATCTTTTTTATTAAGTTTTTCACATAATTCCATCCATTTTTCTTTTTTATATCCAAGTGATAATTTGTCTGGATAGTTTTTAAGTGCAATAAGACGAGGTTTAGTAAAATGCTGAGATTCATCAAATTCAAGAATAAATTTATCTTTCACAAAATAATCTACGTTTGGAAGCCTTTTTGACCTTACGAATTCGTTGTACTCTCTATATTCTTGTAGTTTATGAAATATATTTTCAAGATTTGGATTTAGGTCATTGGGTTTAAATTGTTCTACTTTGTTTGGAAGTTGAAGATTATAGTTTTCTAAAACATTTTCTTGTCCATATATTTTCCCAAGCAATTCAAATACTCTCTTTTTACATTCTTTACATCTTTCACTATGTTTTTTCATCTATTCGTCTCTTTTTTTGCCTGAAGCACAACGGGAGTCTGTACATTAACCCACAAAACTCGGGATTTTCAAATGTAAATATAAAATATATTTTTGAAAATTAAGAGGTTTTTTAAACAAAATGTGAGGAGTTGATTTTGTTGTGTGAGGCTTTGTGGTAAATGTGGTGCTTAAAAATGAAAAAATAGCCGTTTTTATGGCTTTTAGTTGTTTTATTAGCTCTATTGGGTTAAAAATGGACATAGTTCTCCTAAGGTTATACACCGTAAAGGCTATGGCTATCTCTGTAAGCACCTTTTCTTTGGTTCTAACTAAGGTGTGGTCTAAGTGCCACTGCCTCTTAAGTGTGCCAAACTGATGCTCAATTATTTGTTGTCTTTCTCTGTAGTATGCCGCATTGGCTTCTACCCGTTTTTTGTTGCGGTCTATCGCATCTTGATATTCTGAGCGTTGTACTATTCTTCCTTGTTTTCTGTTGGTGCATTGTGCTTTGAGTGAGCATGTTTTGCAGGCTGTAGTTGTATAGTGTTTAAATTTTATATCTTTAGCTCCTTTCTTTTTGCTTTTTCGGGTATAAACAGTTCCGTTAGTTGTTAAGGTTTCTTGTGCAGGACAGGTATAGGTATCTTCTTTTTTGTTGTACAGAAAAGATTCTACAGGAAAAACATCATTGGTAACAGAAGCACTATTGGCTTTGGGGGCAACAAAAGGTGTGGCATTCATTTTTTCACATTCATCCAGTTGAATACCTGTATGATAACCTTTATCTGCTAGTACGGTACACTTCTCGGATTGTGTGTTTTGCATGGCTTGTTCTGTAACGTTAGCCAGTTGGTGTGTGTCGTTTACATCTCCTGTATCAAAAGCTACAAGGAGCTTGTGTTTATCGTCAGAGGCAGCTTGAATGTTGTATCCTACTTTAACGGATGTACGCTGAAATACTACAGCTCGGCTATCGGGGTCTGTGGTAGATATTTGTCCGTCTTCTGTATCTTCAAGTTGTTTATGCAATGCTTCGTATTTCTCCTTTTTCTTTTCTTGGTCTTTGATTTTATCTTGGATAATGGTTTCTTTTTTTTGCGGTAGTTCTTCATCTAAAGCAGCTTCATATTCCGCTATTTTTTGGTCAATATATTCAAGATGTCGTTTTATTTTTTTATCGTTAAAATTGTTTTTCAAGCTGTTTTGTGCTCTTATTTTAAAGGAATCAACAGCAAAGGCTTTACCTTCTATCAATTTCCAACCTTTCAGCACTAAAAGAAAGTGACGGAATGTGTTTTTAAAGGCTTGAGGATTGTCTTTTCTAAAGTCGGATATGGTTTTGAAATGGGGTTGTAGTTTTCCAATCATCCACATCACTTCTATATTGGTAATGCAAGCATGAGCCAGTTTTCTACAAGAACGGATTCCGTTTCTGTAGCCGTAAAGATAGAGTTTAATTAAGTCTGTAGGGTGATAGGGAATGTTCCCTTCTGTGTTAAGCGTATGGTTGGTAAAGCCGAGTGCTTTAACATCAAGCGTATCTACAAAGGCATCTACTACTCGGGCAAAGCTATCGGGTGCTACCATTTGGTCTAAGCAGATAAACTCTAACTGAAATCTGTCTTGTTTTTGTCGGTATTGCATACCTTAAAGATAATATACTTATAACAAAACCTGACAGTACTTTTCCGTTATTGTAGAGATTGCCTGCCTGCCGCAGGTAGGCTTCGTTCGTACCTCACTCGCAAAGACGATCCTTTGGAACATACTCGTGCCACGACTCCAAGTCGTGGCACGAGTAAAGAACGGGTTCGCCTTTGCGAACGAATTTAGGCAATCTTTAGCTTTTAATAAATTAAGCAACCTTTTTTGTCAATACCAAAAACTCGTTTATTTGCACTTCAGTAATGTAGCGAATTTCGCCATCTTTTTCATAGTTTCTGTGGGTTAGTTTACCTTGCACCATTAACTCATCTCCCTTTTTACAAAGTTTATCAATTAATTCTGCTGTTTTTCCCCACGCCACTAGTCTGTGCCATTCGGTTTTAGTTTGCAAGTTGCCTTCTTTATCTTTATAGCTTTCATTTGTTGCCAAAGAAAAATTTAGCAAGCTATTGCCATTCTCTAAAGATTTTAATTCTGTTTCGTTTCCTAATCTTCCGATTAATTGTACTTGATTTTTTAATGCGTTCATAATTTTAATTTTTTATTGATTAACTAATTATTTGTTGACGATGCAAAGATGAACGCACTTCAAAATTTTATTCGTATTTTAAACATTTGTGTTCGCTTAATATACGTTTGTTTTCGTTTGTAAATGATTAAATTATTGTTTTTCAATCAGTTGAGTGATTTTTTAAAAGAATAAAAAAGGAAAGTTTTTTAGTGGAAATAATTGATTGCTATTAAACTGTCAGGTTTGCTATGTACCTCCCCACAGTCGGCTTCCTTTTCACTACAACCAAAATACTCCGTTCGCAAGAACGAACCACACAAGCACGTTCTTGCGAGTGAGGTACAAGCGGAGTAATCTCTACAGTAAAAAGCATTCTGAACTTTTTGAAATTAAATTCAAGGTGATAATACCTTAAATGATTAAGTGGATAAAATTTTTTATAATAATAAAATAGGCTTATTTAAACACATGAATACATTTTAACATTAACCAATGTTTATGTAGAAAAGTTAATTAAAAAACTGTAACTTTGATTATATCTCAAATAGCATAAAAGATGTTTCAATTTATATCAAATAAGAAAGGAGAAACTACAGGAGTTTATATTCCTATTGAAGAATGGGAAAAAATTGTAGAAAGTTTCCCAGGTTTAAATACGTTTAGTGATGTGCCTAAATGGCAAAAAGATTTAGTTAAAGAACAAAAGGCAGCACTTAAAGAAAATCCTAATTCTTTTATGGAATTTGACTCCTTTATAGATGAAGTTGAAAAGACTTTATAATGAGGGTAATTATTTCACCTCTTGCACAACAACAAATAAAAGATGCTTCAAAATGGCACAATAAACAGCAAAAAGGTTTAGGTGCTCGGTTTACAAAATCTATTAGGGATACAATTAATATACTCAAAGTGAATCCGTTTTATCAAATACGATATTCAAATGTTAGGATATTAAACACGAAAACATTCTCATATTTAATTCACTATGTTGTTAAGGATAAAGAAAAAATGATTATTATTTTCGGTGTTTTTCACGCTTCAAGAAATATAGACCATTATATAAAGAAGTAGTAAATTTTATCTTTTGAACAAAATTATACCAACTGTTAATTCAAGGTAATAACATCTTGAATGGCAAATAAGATTGCTTCACTCCGTTCGCAAAGACGAACCACACAAGTGCGTCTTTGCGAGTAAGGTACGAACGAAGCAAACTCTATAAATCTATTTGTCTAACTATCTAAAAGTCCCCCGTGGGAGATTTTAGGTGGCTAAAGTTATGCTATAAAAACACTAAACTTCAAACACCCACCCAAACTCTCAAACAATACAAAAAAACTATATAAGTGCTAATACTTCTTTTTTAACCCACGCTTCGGAGCCATCTTGAAGTTTTATTTTGTACCAGTTATCTACGCTATCTTGTACGCTTACTTTCAGACCCTCATGTATAGTGCCCAGCTCTTGAGCGTTGTGGTTTGGCGAACTTTTAGTATTTACGGCTTTTTGCAAAATAATAGCACTGTTGCTTTCCTTGTCGTAGTTGTTTTTTTGATAAGCTAAAAACAAAAGAACAAGACTTAAACTTAAAAATAATTGGCTACCTAATTTTATT
The sequence above is drawn from the Chitinophagales bacterium genome and encodes:
- a CDS encoding transposase, with the protein product MQYRQKQDRFQLEVTCLDQMVAPDSFARVVDAFVDTLDVKALGFTNHTLNAEGNIPYHPTDLIKLYLYGYRNGIRSCRKLAHACMTNIEVMWMIGKLQPHFKTISEFRKDNPQSLCCKFL
- a CDS encoding IS1182 family transposase; this translates as MQYRQKQDRFQLEFICLDQMVAPDSFARVVDAFVDTLDVKALGFTNHTLNTEGNIPYHPTDLIKLYLYGYRNGIRSCRKLAHACITNIEVMWMIGKLQPHFKTISDFRKDNPQAFKNTFRHFLLVLKGWKLIEGKAFAVDSFKIRAQNSLKNNFNDKKIKRHLEYIDQKIAEYEAALDEELPQKKETIIQDKIKDQEKKKEKYEALHKQLEDTEDGQISTTDPDSRAVVFQRTSVKVGYNIQAASDDKHKLLVAFDTGDVNDTHQLANVTEQAMQNTQSEKCTVLADKGYHTGIQLDECEKMNATPFVAPKANSASVTNDVFPVESFLYNKKEDTYTCPAQETLTTNGTVYTRKSKKKGAKDIKFKHYTTTACKTCSLKAQCTNRKQGRIVQRSEYQDAIDRNKKRVEANAAYYRERQQIIEHQFGTLKRQWHLDHTLVRTKEKVLTEIAIAFTVYNLRRTMSIFNPIELIKQLKAIKTAIFSFLSTTFTTKPHTTKSTPHILFKKPLNFQKYILYLHLKIPSFVG
- the ssb gene encoding single-stranded DNA-binding protein — translated: MNALKNQVQLIGRLGNETELKSLENGNSLLNFSLATNESYKDKEGNLQTKTEWHRLVAWGKTAELIDKLCKKGDELMVQGKLTHRNYEKDGEIRYITEVQINEFLVLTKKVA
- a CDS encoding type II toxin-antitoxin system RelE/ParE family toxin; this encodes MRVIISPLAQQQIKDASKWHNKQQKGLGARFTKSIRDTINILKVNPFYQIRYSNVRILNTKTFSYLIHYVVKDKEKMIIIFGVFHASRNIDHYIKK